A DNA window from Solanum lycopersicum chromosome 3, SLM_r2.1 contains the following coding sequences:
- the LOC101260794 gene encoding cold-responsive protein kinase 1 isoform X2, which translates to MEVAVKTLSAESRQGLREFLTEIETISDIRHPNLVELIGYCLDGHNRILVYEYLENKSLDRALFGSSTSNVKLDWETRAAICLGTATGLAFLHEELVPHIVHRDIKASNILLDKDYKPKIGDFGLAKLFPDNITHITTQIKGTTGYLAPEYVRGRQLTSKADVYSFGVLLLETVSGRSSGSGTWQGQKLLLESAWEFYEEGKLLELVDPEMGDFPEKQVLKYIKVALFCTQEKANRRPMMSQVLDMLTRNIKLNEKELTPPGFFQDSGGFSSTQLKLKSSESSTSHQMSSVPLTITQVTPR; encoded by the exons ATGGAAGTTGCTGTGAAGACGCTTTCTGCTGAATCGAGACAGGGGTTGCGTGAATTTTTGACAGAGATTGAGACTATATCAGATATTAGACACCCCAATCTGGTTGAGTTGATTGGATACTGTCTTGATGGACATAACCGGATCTTAGTCTATgaatatttagaaaataagaGCCTTGATCGAGCACTGTTTG GTTCTAGTACAAGTAATGTCAAATTAGACTGGGAAACAAGGGCTGCTATTTGCTTGGGTACCGCTACTGGTCTTGCTTTCCTACATGAAGAATTAGTGCCACATATAGTGCACAGGGACATCAAAGCTAGTAATATACTACTTGACAAGGATTATAAACCAAAAATTGGAGATTTTGGATTGGCAAAGCTTTTTCCAGATAATATCACTCACATCACCACGCAGATAAAAGGAACCAC TGGCTATCTGGCACCTGAATATGTAAGGGGCCGTCAATTAACATCCAAGGCTGATGTTTACAGTTTTGGGGTCCTATTACTTGAAACAGTAAGTGGCAGGAGTAGTGGCAGTGGTACATGGCAAGGGCAGAAGTTACTCCTAGAATCG GCATGGGAGTTCTACGAAGAGGGAAAGCTGTTAGAGTTGGTCGATCCAGAAATGGGCGATTTTCCAGAAAAACAAGTCCTCAAGTACATTAAGGTAGCTCTCTTTTGCACACAAGAAAAGGCAAATCGAAGACCGATGATGAGCCAGGTTCTTGACATGCTCACAAGAAACATCAAGCTCAACGAGAAAGAACTCACACCACCAGGATTTTTCCAAGATTCGGGTGGTTTTAGCAGCACACAACTAAAACTGAAGTCATCCGAAAGCAGCACAAGTCATCAAATGAGTTCTGTGCCCCTTACAATCACTCAGGTGACACCTAGATAA
- the LOC101260794 gene encoding cold-responsive protein kinase 1 isoform X1: protein MNCSCFGASTQRQKKGVDLVHQDTAGCSTAKTENISYSELRRATNNFHQSNKIGRGGFGIVYKGTLRNGMEVAVKTLSAESRQGLREFLTEIETISDIRHPNLVELIGYCLDGHNRILVYEYLENKSLDRALFGSSTSNVKLDWETRAAICLGTATGLAFLHEELVPHIVHRDIKASNILLDKDYKPKIGDFGLAKLFPDNITHITTQIKGTTGYLAPEYVRGRQLTSKADVYSFGVLLLETVSGRSSGSGTWQGQKLLLESAWEFYEEGKLLELVDPEMGDFPEKQVLKYIKVALFCTQEKANRRPMMSQVLDMLTRNIKLNEKELTPPGFFQDSGGFSSTQLKLKSSESSTSHQMSSVPLTITQVTPR from the exons ATGAATTGCAGCTGCTTTGGTGCCTCAACTCAGCGGCAGAAAAAGGGTGTTGATCTTGTTCATCAAGATACTGCAG gcTGCTCCACTGCAAAGACAGAGAATATTTCATACAGTGAATTACGAAGAGCAACCAACAACTTCCATCAAAGTAATAAAATAGGTCGAGGAGGTTTTGGAATAGTATACAAG GGAACTCTAAGAAATGGAATGGAAGTTGCTGTGAAGACGCTTTCTGCTGAATCGAGACAGGGGTTGCGTGAATTTTTGACAGAGATTGAGACTATATCAGATATTAGACACCCCAATCTGGTTGAGTTGATTGGATACTGTCTTGATGGACATAACCGGATCTTAGTCTATgaatatttagaaaataagaGCCTTGATCGAGCACTGTTTG GTTCTAGTACAAGTAATGTCAAATTAGACTGGGAAACAAGGGCTGCTATTTGCTTGGGTACCGCTACTGGTCTTGCTTTCCTACATGAAGAATTAGTGCCACATATAGTGCACAGGGACATCAAAGCTAGTAATATACTACTTGACAAGGATTATAAACCAAAAATTGGAGATTTTGGATTGGCAAAGCTTTTTCCAGATAATATCACTCACATCACCACGCAGATAAAAGGAACCAC TGGCTATCTGGCACCTGAATATGTAAGGGGCCGTCAATTAACATCCAAGGCTGATGTTTACAGTTTTGGGGTCCTATTACTTGAAACAGTAAGTGGCAGGAGTAGTGGCAGTGGTACATGGCAAGGGCAGAAGTTACTCCTAGAATCG GCATGGGAGTTCTACGAAGAGGGAAAGCTGTTAGAGTTGGTCGATCCAGAAATGGGCGATTTTCCAGAAAAACAAGTCCTCAAGTACATTAAGGTAGCTCTCTTTTGCACACAAGAAAAGGCAAATCGAAGACCGATGATGAGCCAGGTTCTTGACATGCTCACAAGAAACATCAAGCTCAACGAGAAAGAACTCACACCACCAGGATTTTTCCAAGATTCGGGTGGTTTTAGCAGCACACAACTAAAACTGAAGTCATCCGAAAGCAGCACAAGTCATCAAATGAGTTCTGTGCCCCTTACAATCACTCAGGTGACACCTAGATAA